The proteins below come from a single Thermoproteales archaeon genomic window:
- a CDS encoding amidohydrolase family protein encodes MAVIEVGELFTPTGIVENAKLVLPSFKKSLWFESGVFPGFVDAHAHPHVIDAGLNGGPWKNYVEWLSSRKLRIDEGALREDLNACTRLSKLTLMLSALQGTTLISLTGNFKANTRAVTELKKRPRVVVTPTIIDKQGWEPFERILPILRYIETLDTNETFRLGIFCHSLKFTRRKHIVKSYKLAENNGLIFALHLSEGVKELQKLTKTLKLPGKTKIIGVHCTEREDYKSKGVHVVQCLSSNLALYGKTQRNLGLIECFGSDWPLIFGGILTEIKKALSVHGKRKLLEIIRKTTVNGYKLYNVNYSGDYVFFGAPLKKTIQYKIKPLYVLIRGEVVVAERMLNGFSYDDILKIIKEYKSFLLEKYKI; translated from the coding sequence ATGGCCGTTATAGAGGTAGGCGAATTATTTACTCCAACCGGTATAGTGGAGAATGCTAAGCTAGTCTTACCAAGTTTTAAAAAGAGTCTATGGTTTGAAAGCGGCGTTTTTCCAGGCTTTGTCGACGCTCACGCTCATCCTCACGTAATAGATGCTGGTTTAAATGGAGGACCATGGAAAAACTATGTGGAATGGCTGTCTAGTAGAAAGCTTAGAATTGACGAGGGGGCTCTAAGGGAGGATTTAAACGCGTGTACTAGACTTTCAAAGCTGACGCTCATGCTTTCGGCTCTTCAAGGAACAACGCTTATTTCTCTTACAGGAAATTTCAAAGCTAATACTCGAGCAGTTACAGAACTTAAAAAAAGGCCCAGAGTCGTCGTAACCCCGACAATAATCGATAAGCAAGGCTGGGAGCCTTTTGAGAGGATATTGCCTATTCTTCGCTATATCGAAACATTAGATACGAACGAGACTTTTAGGCTTGGAATTTTCTGTCATTCGCTAAAGTTTACTCGTAGAAAACACATAGTTAAGTCCTATAAGCTAGCCGAGAATAATGGTCTAATATTTGCTCTGCATTTAAGCGAGGGAGTAAAGGAGCTTCAAAAATTAACTAAAACGTTGAAACTTCCTGGAAAAACTAAAATTATCGGAGTGCACTGCACTGAAAGAGAAGATTACAAATCTAAAGGAGTGCACGTTGTTCAATGCCTATCATCGAATCTAGCACTTTACGGTAAAACCCAAAGGAATCTAGGGCTTATAGAGTGTTTTGGAAGCGACTGGCCTCTTATTTTCGGTGGTATTCTCACAGAGATTAAAAAGGCTTTATCAGTTCATGGTAAAAGAAAACTTCTTGAAATTATTAGAAAAACTACGGTTAACGGCTACAAGCTTTACAATGTTAACTATAGTGGCGACTACGTATTTTTTGGTGCGCCTCTTAAGAAAACTATACAGTATAAAATCAAACCTTTATACGTGCTCATACGAGGCGAAGTTGTAGTAGCCGAGAGAATGCTAAACGGTTTTAGCTACGATGATATTTTAAAAATTATCAAAGAATACAAGAGTTTCCTTTTAGAGAAATATAAGATATAA
- the guaA gene encoding glutamine-hydrolyzing GMP synthase: protein MEKIIILDFGSQYTHLIARRIRELKVYSEILPFNVSINKIKSGDVKGIILSGGPDSVYQPNAPKPSKKVEEWILAGKIPVLGICYGFQLLAYMLGGNVEKGIRGEYGRAEIKVLEENDLFKGLPQKQVVWMSHGDIVAELPPKALALAKSKDGLVAAFKLGKLYGVQFHPEVKHTVCGREILRNFLFEVCKCEGLWDIGDIVNRVVEDIRKEASSGNVLMAVSGGVDSTTSACLIKMALGVDRIYLVVIDTGFLRENEAEKAVRLYEKLGFKHIFLVDVKEKFISRLKGVVDPEEKRRLISQLYFEVLDEKADELAKEYGEFKYLGQGTIYPDRVESGATGRATARIKSHHNVVYTNLSKLVKLEPLKDLYKDEVRKIAELIGVPKEVIFKHPFPGPGLAIRIIGEVTEEKLKILRKVDKIVEEELRKAGIYKMLWQAFPVLLPIKTVGVMGDERTYRYAIALRAVISEDAMTAEFAKLPWNLLERLSSRIVNEVKNVNRVLYDITNKPPATIEYE, encoded by the coding sequence ATGGAGAAAATAATAATACTTGACTTTGGGTCTCAATACACCCACTTAATAGCAAGGAGAATTAGAGAGCTAAAAGTCTATAGCGAGATACTACCATTCAACGTGTCAATTAACAAGATCAAGTCTGGAGACGTTAAAGGAATAATTCTTTCAGGAGGTCCTGATAGCGTATACCAGCCTAACGCTCCAAAGCCGAGTAAAAAAGTTGAAGAGTGGATTCTAGCGGGGAAAATACCTGTTCTAGGTATATGCTATGGTTTTCAACTATTGGCGTATATGCTAGGAGGCAATGTTGAGAAGGGGATCCGAGGAGAGTATGGGCGTGCAGAAATAAAGGTGCTTGAAGAAAACGATTTGTTTAAAGGCTTACCTCAAAAACAGGTAGTGTGGATGTCTCATGGAGACATTGTAGCCGAGCTACCTCCTAAAGCTTTAGCTCTTGCGAAATCTAAAGATGGCTTGGTTGCCGCATTCAAACTCGGCAAACTCTACGGAGTTCAATTTCATCCAGAAGTAAAACATACCGTGTGCGGTAGAGAAATTTTACGAAATTTCCTATTCGAAGTTTGCAAGTGTGAAGGCCTTTGGGATATTGGAGATATAGTTAATAGGGTAGTAGAGGACATTAGAAAAGAAGCGTCGAGTGGTAACGTGCTAATGGCTGTAAGCGGCGGAGTTGATTCTACAACTTCCGCATGTCTTATCAAAATGGCTTTAGGAGTTGATAGGATTTACTTAGTTGTTATCGACACGGGTTTTCTCAGGGAGAACGAAGCAGAAAAGGCTGTCAGGCTATACGAGAAACTAGGTTTCAAGCATATATTTCTAGTCGATGTTAAAGAGAAATTTATATCAAGGCTGAAAGGCGTGGTTGATCCGGAGGAAAAAAGAAGGCTGATTTCACAACTATATTTTGAAGTTCTGGATGAGAAAGCTGATGAATTAGCTAAGGAATACGGCGAGTTTAAATATCTTGGCCAGGGAACGATATATCCTGATAGGGTTGAAAGCGGGGCTACAGGACGAGCAACGGCTAGAATTAAAAGCCATCATAATGTCGTCTATACTAATCTATCGAAGCTAGTTAAGCTTGAGCCTCTTAAAGACCTGTATAAGGATGAAGTTAGGAAAATCGCAGAACTTATAGGCGTACCTAAGGAGGTGATTTTTAAACATCCCTTTCCAGGTCCTGGTCTTGCTATTCGGATAATAGGTGAAGTAACTGAGGAAAAGCTGAAGATATTACGGAAAGTGGATAAAATAGTAGAGGAAGAACTGAGGAAAGCGGGGATTTATAAAATGCTTTGGCAGGCATTCCCCGTATTATTGCCAATAAAAACTGTCGGCGTGATGGGCGACGAGAGAACCTACAGATACGCTATAGCCTTGAGAGCTGTAATTAGCGAAGATGCCATGACCGCAGAATTTGCGAAACTACCATGGAATCTTCTGGAAAGACTAAGTTCAAGAATAGTAAATGAAGTAAAAAATGTCAACAGAGTATTATACGATATTACGAATAAACCTCCCGCTACTATAGAATAC